Genomic segment of Streptomyces alboniger:
GGGCGACCAGTTCGACGGTGAGGGCCACGGCCAGCGCCTGAACAGCCATCAGGGCGATCAGGACGAAGAGCTGCACGGCGCCCGCGAGCACCGGGGACGCCCCGCCCAGGAGCATGCCGACGAAGGCGCCGGGGAGGGTGACGAGCCCGACCGTGCGGGTCTGGTCGAGGCCGGGCAGGAGGGCGTCCGAGGCGGCTGGGCGGATCAGCTCCAGGCGGGCGTCGCGCTCGGCGAGGCCGAGGGCCAGGCCCGCCTCGAACTCGCCGTGCCGGGTGCGCAGTTCATCGAGGCAGCGGCGCCCGGCGAGCACCGTCGCCGTCAGCGCGCCGCCGATGAGGATGCCCGTCACGGGGATCATGGCGATGCCCCGTACCGGAAGCAGTCCGGCCAGGGTCAGACAGGCCACGACCGGGACGACAGGGCTCGCGACCGGCAGCGCCGCCCACCACCACGTGCCGTTCGGGGTGATGCGCCGCCCGGCGGTGCGCGCGGCCACCGCGAACATGAGCAGCAGGAAGGCGAAGAGCGCCGCCGTGTGGTGCACCACCCAGCCGATCGCCAGGGAGACCGCGGCCAGTTGCGCCGTCGCGCGGACCCCCGCGACCAGGACCTCGCGGGCCCGGCCACGCGACGCGTCGGGCGCGAGCCGGAAGACGGCCGCCGTCGCGGCGGCGACAAGCAGCAGCACGAGCAGGGCCACGGCGAGCGCCGTGTCGACCGGCAGCAGGGCCTGGGCAGCGAGATCACGCACGCGATCACCCTAGGTGGCGCGGCGCTCGGGCGCGTTCCGGTGCCGCTCGGGACACGGCGCGTGCGACCTGTAACGATGGGCGGGAAAGACGCGGAGACGAAGAAGGGCTGAAGTCATGGCGCAGCAGGTGCAGGGCGTGATCGCCCGCGCGAAGGGCGAGCCGGTACGGATCGAGACGATCACCGTCCCGGATCCGGGCCCGGGGGAAGCCGTGGTGAAGGTCCAGGCGTGCGGGGTCTGCCACACCGATCTGCACTACCGCGAGGGCAGCATCAACGACGACTTCCCCTTCCTGCTCGGGCACGAGGCGGCGGGCGTGGTCGAGTCGGTCG
This window contains:
- a CDS encoding ABC transporter permease, giving the protein MRDLAAQALLPVDTALAVALLVLLLVAAATAAVFRLAPDASRGRAREVLVAGVRATAQLAAVSLAIGWVVHHTAALFAFLLLMFAVAARTAGRRITPNGTWWWAALPVASPVVPVVACLTLAGLLPVRGIAMIPVTGILIGGALTATVLAGRRCLDELRTRHGEFEAGLALGLAERDARLELIRPAASDALLPGLDQTRTVGLVTLPGAFVGMLLGGASPVLAGAVQLFVLIALMAVQALAVALTVELVARGRLHRAEPGPSPRVPGRA